In the Deinococcus humi genome, one interval contains:
- a CDS encoding cadherin-like domain-containing protein, whose protein sequence is MTPTPATPTPTPLPGDGLVEITFSDIGSEAMGSSAKTWVAPHLAGQGLQATSGNIQLEPVSRGSFTSGIRGSGGYRYLYATFKVRNAGTDGTPYATARSNLTFVAASTSGTLSESALRTFKKFDGTNADPSIAPTIVPTHGMLLNRLSGQPTLMPGGEDFQIFTEDEVDPSRFTTPTTPAALGVTKLFPYGFVVRNTSTPGSRSLPANPGVNQFDGTVTFAVKVPLQTTASEDPFTFSMMFRAVDDPVTRVTESVEEQGASTQVGTRAAALGAAQVAALCGSNYAGANLKFIPSVTLAGNTQRLSRLGGDFILRDTTVPTVSVVGNTSVNGTGLLTRVEARPVSDAPAPTLTVSAPASSAQGGDVTVTADGSYVFNPKAGATNVTDTLNYAVSDGTCITPAGTLQVPLAIGQRVWYVNNTNTTGTPDGRRSGPFSTLAAAQSASSDGDIIYVYRGDGTSTGQNAGITLKTNQKLIGQGVPLTVSGTSIEAAGQAPVIGHTAGAAITVAANNALQGLSVSANGTGAKGIAGTGFGTLDLSNVDVSSTGGPALDLTNGTLNGTVNGLSSSNSATTGVNLNGVGGTLTAAGGSISGATGTAFNVTGGNVNVRYGGSITSGSAPLSALLSVSAGHTGTLAFEGALSATNGTGLQFDDADGTYNFNAPTSTTSLNGGDAGIDILHGSGGTFAFGRSEAPADFAVTNPSGSALVVNASRPNITYNGNLTKSGTSAGLLVDITNQASGTVTFQNGTLSSSSTTGTGLNFSNADGTVNLNGMTTLNGGDAGIDVIAGSSGTIKIADGTGSASITNPTNEAVRIDASTPTFSYGGSINKTNGSTGITVSSNTGGTIDFKGTTKTITSSGSAAVNLTSNTGTTIRFINGGLAVTTTTGSGLNAKGGGTLSVEGPNNTLSSVGGTALYVQDTTIGVGGLSFKSISANGGSNGILLDNTGATAGLSVAGDGATAGSGGTIQNAGGADGAVSGNGVYLNRTSNVSLKWMNFTGSQNNGVYGTGVRGFTLDQARFTGNTGTSNSGLYNESDVQLVDVGGAVSLTNSQLDGAAMNAVRIENITGTAPTINPLTITNNKVFTMQGSTSDVRGTALLVTLMDGTANAQISNNDVRVWWGNAIHVLMQGSASGTARISNNFADNTNGALAGAGGIWVAGCNFAYNISGNTVRRTNGTAISADKANCAGATFQGTIDANTIGQSGVANSGSGTGIGIFASGRNGTSTVRISNNVLRQINGSASGAITLQTGDNVAFSPSGTLNATVIGNNIQESGTTVNNAQHGILITHGATSSGAGDSHQGCFDVLNNTIVNFTSGTANNRIRVNQRFSTTSRWPGYTGTATGSTSTTDLGNYLLSRNTASTATNANLSTGGFLNTTPPGSACPQPSM, encoded by the coding sequence GTGACCCCCACACCAGCGACCCCAACCCCTACGCCCCTCCCAGGAGACGGCCTGGTGGAGATCACGTTCAGTGACATCGGCAGCGAGGCCATGGGCAGCAGCGCGAAAACCTGGGTGGCGCCGCACCTGGCCGGTCAGGGGTTACAGGCGACCTCCGGCAACATTCAACTTGAACCAGTCTCGCGCGGTTCGTTCACGAGCGGCATCCGGGGCAGCGGGGGGTACCGGTATCTGTACGCCACCTTCAAGGTCCGAAATGCGGGCACAGACGGCACACCGTATGCCACGGCCCGCAGCAATCTGACCTTCGTGGCGGCCAGCACGTCCGGAACGCTCAGCGAGAGTGCCCTGCGCACCTTCAAGAAGTTCGACGGGACAAACGCCGATCCGAGCATCGCGCCGACCATCGTTCCGACGCACGGCATGCTCCTCAACCGGCTGAGTGGACAGCCCACCCTGATGCCGGGCGGAGAGGACTTCCAGATCTTCACGGAAGACGAAGTGGATCCCTCCCGCTTCACCACCCCCACCACCCCCGCTGCTCTCGGCGTCACCAAGCTGTTTCCGTACGGCTTTGTGGTGCGCAATACGAGCACCCCGGGCAGCCGGAGCCTGCCGGCCAACCCTGGCGTGAATCAGTTTGACGGCACCGTGACGTTCGCGGTGAAGGTGCCGTTGCAGACCACAGCGAGCGAGGATCCGTTCACGTTCAGCATGATGTTCCGTGCGGTGGACGATCCCGTGACCCGGGTGACCGAGAGCGTGGAGGAGCAGGGCGCCAGCACGCAGGTGGGCACGCGGGCGGCGGCGCTGGGAGCAGCGCAGGTTGCGGCCTTGTGCGGCTCGAATTACGCCGGGGCGAACCTGAAGTTCATTCCCAGTGTGACCCTGGCGGGCAACACCCAGCGTCTCTCGCGCCTCGGTGGTGACTTCATTTTGAGGGACACGACGGTGCCGACCGTTTCAGTGGTGGGCAACACCAGCGTGAACGGAACTGGACTCCTGACGCGGGTGGAGGCCCGGCCGGTGAGCGACGCGCCAGCCCCGACACTGACGGTCTCTGCACCTGCGAGCAGTGCACAGGGCGGAGATGTGACGGTGACTGCTGATGGCAGTTACGTGTTCAACCCGAAGGCTGGGGCAACCAACGTCACCGATACCCTGAATTACGCGGTGTCGGACGGGACCTGTATTACGCCTGCGGGAACGCTGCAAGTGCCACTGGCCATTGGTCAGCGCGTCTGGTATGTCAACAACACCAACACCACGGGGACGCCGGACGGCCGCCGGTCTGGACCATTCTCCACCCTCGCCGCCGCGCAGAGCGCCTCCAGTGACGGAGACATCATCTACGTGTACCGGGGAGACGGAACCAGCACCGGTCAGAACGCTGGCATCACCCTCAAAACCAACCAGAAGCTCATCGGCCAGGGCGTCCCGCTGACTGTCAGTGGCACCAGCATTGAAGCTGCGGGGCAAGCGCCTGTGATCGGACACACTGCTGGCGCGGCCATTACGGTGGCTGCAAACAATGCGCTGCAGGGACTGAGCGTCAGTGCCAATGGAACGGGTGCCAAAGGCATTGCCGGGACCGGTTTCGGCACCCTGGATCTCTCGAACGTGGACGTTTCGAGCACCGGTGGACCAGCCCTCGATCTGACGAACGGGACGCTGAACGGAACGGTCAATGGCCTCTCCAGCTCCAACAGCGCCACCACCGGAGTGAACCTGAATGGCGTTGGCGGGACGCTCACAGCTGCGGGCGGCTCCATCAGTGGCGCCACTGGAACGGCCTTCAACGTCACTGGCGGCAACGTCAATGTAAGGTACGGCGGCTCGATCACCTCGGGCAGTGCCCCGCTAAGTGCATTGCTCAGCGTGTCCGCCGGCCACACCGGGACGCTGGCCTTTGAGGGGGCCCTCTCCGCCACCAATGGCACTGGACTGCAGTTCGACGACGCCGATGGCACCTACAACTTCAATGCACCCACCAGCACGACCTCCCTGAACGGCGGGGATGCTGGCATTGATATCTTGCATGGCTCAGGCGGGACGTTTGCATTCGGTCGCAGCGAAGCCCCTGCGGACTTTGCAGTGACCAACCCCTCGGGTTCGGCCCTGGTCGTGAACGCTTCTAGACCGAACATCACGTACAACGGGAACCTCACCAAGAGCGGGACAAGTGCGGGCCTGCTCGTGGACATCACCAACCAGGCGAGCGGCACCGTGACCTTCCAAAATGGCACGTTGAGTTCGTCCTCCACGACTGGGACGGGACTGAACTTCTCGAATGCCGACGGCACCGTCAACTTGAACGGCATGACCACTTTGAACGGTGGAGACGCCGGGATCGACGTCATCGCTGGGTCAAGCGGGACGATCAAGATTGCCGACGGCACGGGCAGTGCCAGCATCACGAACCCGACAAATGAAGCGGTACGCATTGACGCGAGTACCCCAACGTTCTCCTATGGCGGGTCGATCAACAAGACGAACGGTTCGACGGGCATCACCGTGAGCAGCAACACCGGTGGAACCATTGACTTCAAGGGCACCACGAAGACCATCACCTCGTCGGGGAGCGCTGCCGTGAACCTTACAAGCAACACGGGCACGACCATCAGGTTCATCAATGGTGGCCTGGCGGTGACCACGACCACGGGGAGTGGCCTGAATGCGAAGGGCGGCGGCACCCTGAGTGTTGAAGGCCCGAACAACACACTCTCGAGTGTGGGTGGCACGGCACTGTACGTGCAGGACACCACCATCGGGGTAGGTGGCTTAAGCTTCAAGAGCATCTCTGCCAATGGTGGCAGCAACGGGATCCTCCTGGACAACACGGGGGCAACGGCCGGGCTGAGCGTGGCAGGTGATGGAGCGACGGCAGGCTCGGGCGGCACCATCCAGAATGCAGGCGGCGCCGACGGAGCGGTGAGCGGCAATGGCGTGTACCTGAACCGCACGAGCAACGTCAGCCTCAAATGGATGAACTTTACCGGGAGCCAGAACAACGGGGTGTACGGCACCGGCGTGCGTGGCTTCACCCTGGACCAGGCGCGCTTCACTGGCAACACAGGAACGAGCAACAGCGGCCTGTACAACGAGTCTGACGTCCAGTTGGTCGACGTGGGCGGCGCCGTGAGTCTCACCAACTCGCAGCTCGACGGTGCCGCCATGAATGCGGTGCGGATCGAGAACATCACCGGCACGGCACCCACGATCAACCCACTCACGATCACCAACAACAAGGTCTTCACCATGCAGGGCAGCACGTCAGACGTGCGAGGGACCGCGCTGCTGGTGACCCTGATGGACGGCACGGCCAACGCGCAGATCAGCAACAATGACGTGCGCGTCTGGTGGGGCAACGCCATCCACGTCCTGATGCAGGGCAGCGCTTCCGGGACGGCGCGGATCAGCAACAATTTCGCAGACAACACCAACGGCGCACTCGCCGGAGCTGGGGGCATCTGGGTGGCGGGGTGCAACTTCGCCTACAACATCTCTGGCAACACCGTTAGGCGAACCAACGGCACGGCGATCAGCGCGGACAAGGCCAATTGCGCCGGGGCAACGTTCCAGGGCACCATCGACGCCAATACCATCGGCCAGTCGGGGGTCGCGAACTCCGGTTCGGGCACCGGCATTGGCATCTTCGCCTCGGGCCGCAATGGCACGTCGACGGTCAGGATCAGCAACAATGTGCTGCGTCAGATCAACGGCTCAGCGAGCGGCGCCATCACGCTCCAGACCGGCGACAACGTGGCCTTCTCGCCGTCCGGCACCTTGAACGCCACGGTCATTGGGAACAACATTCAGGAGTCTGGCACGACCGTCAACAACGCGCAGCACGGCATTCTGATCACACACGGTGCCACCAGCTCGGGCGCAGGCGACTCGCACCAGGGCTGCTTCGACGTGTTGAACAACACGATCGTCAACTTCACCAGCGGAACGGCGAACAACCGCATCCGGGTCAACCAGCGCTTCTCGACCACGTCACGTTGGCCTGGGTACACTGGCACAGCGACCGGGAGCACCTCAACGACCGACCTGGGGAACTACCTGCTCAGCCGGAACACGGCGTCGACGGCCACCAACGCCAACCTCTCGACCGGCGGGTTCCTCAACACCACTCCACCTGGCTCCGCCTGCCCGCAGCCATCCATGTAA
- a CDS encoding PqqD family protein gives MWEAHPEVLVTDLGDELVLMHTGSSQMFQLNGSGRVVWQALPATTRQIASTLTGAFEVEDSQAERDADTLLADLEAKNLIQRR, from the coding sequence ATGTGGGAAGCCCATCCAGAGGTGCTCGTCACCGATCTCGGGGACGAACTCGTCCTGATGCACACCGGAAGCAGTCAGATGTTCCAGCTCAATGGCTCAGGGCGAGTCGTGTGGCAGGCCCTGCCCGCAACGACCAGGCAGATCGCCTCGACGTTGACAGGAGCTTTTGAGGTGGAGGATTCGCAGGCCGAAAGGGACGCTGATACCCTCCTTGCGGACCTCGAAGCCAAAAACCTGATTCAGCGCAGATGA